A stretch of DNA from Gottschalkia acidurici 9a:
TCATATGAACCTACACCTGATTTTGTAACATTACCTTTGCTGTTTAATAAACTTGATAATAGTCTCTCTTCATCTTTTCCCAAATTAGTAGTGCCTAAAGATACCGCATTATTTGGTCTTGAAGCAACCTTACCACTTTTTTGTGCAATATTATTCATAACCACTCTTGCTAATGGGTTAGCCATTTTTTTCACCACCATTTAGCTATATTTTTAACCTACAATTATATCTAACATTTTATCTACTTCTTCATGAGGTCTAGCTATAACATTTGTTGCTATAATCTCGCCTAATTGAGCTGCTGTTTCTCTAGCATTCTCAACTGCTGCATTAACTGCTGCTACCTCACCTGATACTATTA
This window harbors:
- a CDS encoding BMC domain-containing protein, whose amino-acid sequence is MRRAIGLVETKGLVAAIQAADTMVKSADVNIVDLDVVGSALIAVIVSGEVAAVNAAVENARETAAQLGEIIATNVIARPHEEVDKMLDIIVG